The Coffea arabica cultivar ET-39 chromosome 9c, Coffea Arabica ET-39 HiFi, whole genome shotgun sequence nucleotide sequence tgaatttttccgcccctcatatttcacaaaatgaatttttttatcgctcattgatcatgtgttcAAATAGGGTTTTTTtcaaacccatgtatatatttttttgatttcacctgaacaatacaaataacatgtaatatatctgtatttgatttcatctacAACAACAATTAGTTTATTcaagtgaaattaaatagagatACTTTACATGCTATTCGCattgttcaggtgaaatcaaatagacatatacatgagcTTTCAAAAATAAGAAGAGACTATCGTATACATAATTAACGAgggatgaaaattttcatttttgtaaaatgtgagagatgaaaaaattcattttgtgaaaatataaggaatgaaagaattcattttgtgaaatgtaaagAATTATGGATCAGATtatgtgaaatatatttgacaattttactcctaaaaaatgatcaccTGCAAGACACATAGTGAATTCCGATAAAAAAAATTGGTCGAAAATCTAAGTAGGGACCAAAGttgatcaatgtgaatttgtaaggaacACAagattatacttttaaaagtgatggataaaaaaattattttgtaaaatatgagggatgttttgaacgatttttctaaaaaaaattcatgattATTGATATATCAACACCCTAATAGCCGACTTCACATCATAGAACTGGGTCACTCACTCTTGGTCCAAAAGAGACGTCAAAGGTACATAGCAAAGAGCCTTGGGTTAGAGGCAGCTATTTGGGTTGGGTTCTTTGAAGCTTTGTTTCGTTTTTTCGGGTATAGTTGGATCTTGTTGTTTGGGcccccaaaacaagcaaaatcgCTGAGCTTTAGCGACGCTTCTACTTGAAAAACGCCTCCCAAAGTAAAACAGGGACACGACCCGACAACCCCTTCCGGTTCCGGGTGTAGTTTTCCTCCTCCATCAGTCCATCTCCATTTGGGTTTTCTTCAGACTCAGTTGCTTCTCCAGGTACTCCTTTCCTCGCCTTCTCTTATCTGATTGTAAATTTGCCTGTTTGTATTATCAAGCCTGGTTTTTTTAATCATCTTGGTTTGATTTTAATTATCGGGTTTAAATTCTGGTTATCTTTGGCCCTTCATGCAAGGTTGAAGAAAAAAGGGGCTGAAAAAGGGATTAAATAGCAAAATGCTTAGAAAACTTGAGAACGAATTGGATtgtgataaatttttttggCTTTGTTGAATAAGCTATGGTACAATTTCAGGATCAGTGGGGGGGAATTTTGGTGATCATGCATCCTTTGCACTGCCCTTCTTTTTTTATGCTTGTAAAGTTGTGGTGCTCAGCTGAAAGCCAGAGAAGCAAAATGGAAGCTTTATTAGCATTGGAATTTTattggctcatttttcttctGGTTGGAAGTTTTAGTTTTCATTAACTTTGGTTCATACAAATACAAGCTCAACTGTCTACTGATTAGATTGGTTGTAAATTGCATAGGAGGCAAAGTGGATATCTCTGTGTGTGAAATTGTGCCCCAAGTCGTGAACTTATGTTCAGGGTAGGTTGCATTTGAAATATGCCTTACTATTTATGGTTGAATTATGCTACCACGGGAAGTTGAGGACCCCAATGGGCATGGTACAATTCCTGCCTGTGCCAGCGTAGACAAATGTGGTGAATATCCAATGGAAAAAGAGGTCAATGAGAACAAGGGCGATACTGCAGATGGTGTTGGTAACAGAAATGAGGTTGAGGATGGatatgaagatgaagatgaggaAGAGGATGTAGATTTCAATCCTTTATTAAAGGATTCTCCTTCTCAAGAAGCTTCTTCAAGCTTGAGCTCTGAAAATGAAGGTTTGGATGCTGATGTTATGGATAGTAGGGAAAATGCTTCTGCATCTGTAGCTACTGATTCCACAGCAAAGCTTCCCAGTCCAGTGCAGGACTGTCCTGTGGGAGACACTGACCCAGGTGAAGAGGTTGTGACACAGACTGAAACTTCTACTGCAGGAGAATGTAAAAAAGGCTCTGAAATTGGGTCCCTGCATGAAAAGAGTGAAGGATCAGGCAGCCGGATGTTTGTTGATGGTGATTTGGTGGCTGGGGAGTTCAGCCCTGCTGTACATTCCGGGAAGCCTGTAATAAATATGGACGATGAGGATGCAATTTGCATGCGCACAAGAGCTCGATACTCACTTGCTAGCTTTACACTTGATGAATTGGAGACTTTTCTTCAAGAAacagatgatgatgatgacctTCAAAatgttgatgatgaagaagagtacaagaaatttctTGCTGCTGTTCTACTTGGTGGGGATGGGGACCCTCAAAGTGCACAAGAGAATGACAatgttgatgatgaagatgaagaaaatgatgCAGACTTTGAGCTTGAAATTGAAGAGGCACTTGAGAGTGACATtgatgaggatgcaagggatgagaTTCAAGAAGAGGTTTATGATGTTGCTGGTCGCCGACCCAAGACTAGGCAAAATAGACGCAAGAAAGCTTCTGTTGAAGGCAACAAGAAGCTTTTGGGCCAGTCGAAGAGGCCATTACGCCCGCTCTTACCAAGTGCACCTCTAGCACAACGTCTGCCCTTTTCAACTCTGGATGGGAAAAGCTTCATAATGAACCATGCTGCAGATTTTCCTCCTTCAACAACTGATGGATCTATAAATGGATTTTCTCCACATCAGATTGGGCAATTGCATTgtctgatccatgaacacatgcAGCTTCTTGTTCAGGTATTTTCCATTTGTGTACTTGAGCCTTCTCGACGGCACATAGCTGCCAAAGTTCAGGAATTGATTAAAGAGATACTTCATGTACGTGATCATGTGTTAGCGTGGAGAAGATTACCATATCCTAGTTTCTGCTTCTTTCCTCCTCACATTCATCCATCAGTGCCAAATGAAGCACCCAGAATTTCCCCAGTGCCATGCATTGATGAATCTTCTTCTGTTGTTGACGTTTGGAGAAGCTGTCCTTCAGGGAATAACATGGTACCGCCTGATATCATCTCTGCTTCAAAAGGAAGACGTGAGTCTCTTCGTGATGGCCATGGTCCCGAGGGTTCCTTCTGGATGCCATACATAAATGGTCCAGTATTGTCTGTAATGGATGTAGCTCCACTCAGATTAGTTGGGAACTTTGTGGATGATGTTTCTGCTGGTATGTTATTCAAGACAAAACTATAAGCTATATCTTTTCACATTATGCATGTTTAGTCATGGAGGCATGATGCTTCCTCGTATATTTGGAACATTCTGGTTTATCTGTTATTGATCTTTAACTCATACAGTGGTGCAGGAATATCATAGACGCCAAGTGGGACTTACGTGTGATACTCGCTCAGAAAGGGAACCGTTATTCCCTTTAAGCTGTTTCCCTGCTTCTGAACCATGTGATCAAATTTTGAGAGGTGCTGATTCTCCAACTTTGAGTGTGGCACATTTGTCACCTAAAAGTGATCGAACACCTAAGAAGACAATGGCATCTGCCCTGGTTGAAAGGGCCAAAAAGCAATCAGTTGCTCTAGTTCCAAAGGAGATTGCTGAGATAGCTCAGAGATTTTATCCCTTGTTTAATCCTGCCCTTTACCCTCATAAGCCACCCCCTGCCCCTCTTGCAAACCGTGTACTTTTCACCGAGGCAGAGGATGAGTGAGTTGTATGCTTTTCATTACTTTTGCTAATTTATCATGTTAATTTTTTATATGTTGGAATGCTTTAAAGTTCATGTCATTGGCTATGACTCATAGTTCAATTTCCATTTGTcattttttggtttctttttttaatcattCAGCTAGAAATGCCTTTTGCCTACTATTGACTTGTAACATACCGCATTGTTTCCCAATGCTTTCCTGTTTTCAATTGTCTTTGTGAAGATAAGGTTATTGAAAGTCAACCATGGTTAACTATAGTACGTGGTTTTGTTAGAATTTAGCATTTGATCAAGTTCTAAAGTTAGAGTATTATTGTTATTTGCTGATTATCTGCATTTTCATACTCATGCAATTTTGCTTCTGTTATCTTCTGCAACTGAAAAGCGTTAGaactttattttcttgtaatatCTCAAATGCAGATTATTAGCATTGGGGTTAATGGAATATAATACAGACTGGAAAGCAATTCAGCAGCGCTTTCTTCCTTGCAAATCTAAGCATCAGGTGATTTATTTTTGGACAAGGCAGTGGCAAGAATACGTTATGCCTTTTTTCCCCCACCAAACAGAACAATTATCCCTCTCTGTGAAATGGCATCACATCTTGGTTCTGATTGTTGCATTGTCTCGGTAAAGTAGTTGTGTTTAAGTGGTAATTCTATAAAATTTTTGACAGATTTTTGTAAGGCAGAAGAATCGTTCGTCCTCTAAAGCACCTGAAAATCCAATAAAGGTATGTTTACACTTGTTTGGTTCACAACTTGAAGCTCTATTCGACTAATCTGCTGCTGCTGTGGTCCATCTTCATTGATTATAATATTACTAGAGTATTCTTAAACAAGTGGTAGAATTAAGTTCTGgttcatttcttcttttttgctgTAAATAAACCTCTGGCTCAGGAGTTGGATCTAGTTACTTAATGCTTCCAGGAAATGTCTGTTGTAAGCACCGCTTTTCCTCCTCCAACAACTACCctttgaaaaagagaaaaagaaaatcatagTTATTGAACAAATCTAAGGGCATCAGGATCATAAAATTGTCTCCAACATACCAAACAGTGCAGGATAGATGTTATAGCACGGAGAGGAACTTTAATATCATCATCATTTAGATCTTGCAATGATTTATTTAacattatgaaaaaaaaaaaaaaaagaatccctCTTCAAATAACTTCCTCAGCATGGCACACTCCTATTAAGACGAAACCTTCTTAGTTGGTCTTGTTTCTGGTTAATTTGGGTCCAATATAAGCAAGCCATTACAGCCAATGCTGTGTTCAAAgaaaatttctattttctaAAATGGAGATGtaaaaattctccaagaattcctTCCAGTCAAGATATAAATAAGATAATTGACATCTGTGTATATGCAAGAGCATTTTACATAAGGCGCTTTCCATAAGATTAAagaaaaccttaaaataataaAGCATCTTTAGATACTCCAGTGTTTATTTGATAAGTTCATCAACTTGAGTTCATCTATATCAAGAAAATCGTAGTTTGCCTGTTAGCAAATTGATAAGCCATCATCTTGGTTAAGCTGGATTTCGTTATCTTATTGGAATTTTGGTGCTGAGAATTTGTACTTAGTATGCTTCATGATGAAATTCCAAATTTTGGGATTATGTAGGCAGTTCGAAGGATGAAAAATTCTCCCTTGACAGCTGACGAAATAGCACGCATAGAAGAGGTAACTATGTAATAGCTGAATATAATTCATAGGCATCCTTTCTATTTATTGATTATGTAGGGGCTGACGTATTTAAACTGATTGGATGTCTATTGACTAATGATACTATGTATAGGGGTTGAAGATATTTAAACTTGATTGGATGTCCATATGGAAGTTTTTTGTTCCTTATAGAGATCCATCCTTGCTACCTCGGCAATGGCGTATTGCTAATggaactcaaaagtcatataaATGTGACGCAACTAAAAATGCAAAGCGGCAGCTATATGAAAGAAACAGGAGAGCAAGCAAACCTGCAGCTTTGCCCAACTGGCAGACTTCACCAGAGAAAGAGGTAAGCTTTCATCTTTCAAATGGTATGTGTTGCACACTTACTAtgcaccccccccccccccctccttctttccttttcaaaagaACCCATTAACAGGTGAATAATTGCTACATAAACAATATATTCTATATCAGTGCCTTATCGCTTTCAGctaattttactatttttatttttgtttcaattATCTTGGCTTGTGTTAAATATATAATGCCTAATCAGGTACAcgtgaaaatttaaaaaaggatAAACAAAGGAgggaattgtttttttttttttggggttcaaTTTTGTTGTGTTGTTCAGTGGTGTATGTCAATGTCAAATGTGTGCTTGCATAACCATGTTTGCATAACTTCTATGAGCTCTCGTTAGAAGCAAACCCACTGCAATAAGGTTTTTGCAGATTTGGAGCCTGGGAAGGGGCAGATTGTCCCATTCTTTGATTGTAATTGGAGAGATGACCCCACGCTGCAAGCCTATGCGAAGTGGTAGTGCAAGCTAATCTTGGCCCTTGTGCTTTTCCTTCCCTATAAGGTCTTATCTTTTAGTTTAGCAGGATTTCAATGGCATTGTGTCCCTCCCCCCCCAACCCACCCACCCACccacaacaaacaaacaaaaaaaaagaaaagaaaaacctttTCTCTCCTTAAAAGCCCAAAAAtacaggaaaatgaagaaaaaaaattgagagcaTTAAGCCTGGTGGAGAGACATTTTGTTATTATATCTCATGAATGATAATTAGTTTGCTTGTTTGCAAACTTTGTGCACAGAGACTGAGTTGCAGTTCTTTGGCTTGAGTGAAATTTGTTGATTAGCATCTTGGGTATCATATTGTTTTAGATTTTAATAACTGGCCTTGgctttttgtctctctcttgACTTGTGGCTTTGGGATTACCAGACACAACCGAAGAGCTCTTTTGATCAACTATGTGTCTCTACTTATTTGAATTCATAATTTACAGGATAATAGCACGGATAAAGTTTGTGTAGACAAAAATAATGTACGTAATCAGATGGACAGAGAAGAGGAATCTTATGTTCATGAGGCATTTTTGGCAGATTGGGGACCAGGTACCTCCAATCTTGCTTCCAGTTTTCCCAACTCACAGCAGCAGGAGAAGTCCCCTCTGCAACCACCATTGCAGGAGGGCTCCCAAGTCAGTGAACAACTGCATAGGAGTGGGTCAGAAGGTGCCCAAGCCCCTATCTTCAATGAATTTCCAGCCGCTGTAAGGTACTTCAGGCTTCTGCACCATTATCATTTCATCTCTTTCATTAGTTTTTCTGAAATCAATTTGGATATTTGACAATGTAATTCACACTGTTATCTTGGACATTCATTTAAATGCTCAGCTAATGCTTTTGATTTAACTTTAAGGTCATCTAGCTCTCAAGTATGTGGCAGACCCTATCGTGCACGTAGAGTTAATAATGCCCGTCTAGTGAAATTAGCTCCAGACCTGCCTCCTGTAAATCTTCCACCCTCTGTCCGTGTGATGTCACAGTCTGCTTTTAAGAGCTATCAGGGTGGAGCAACTGTGCAGCCTTCAAGTGCCAATTCTTCTGTTATAGGTCCTGGAGCAGAAGCTGGAGTTGGGAAAGTGGTTAAGCATACTGCAAATTCAGGAGTTTGTAATTCAGCAAAAGCAGGACAAATTACAATAAGCCCTGTGAACGCCAACACTAGTAATCGGCAGCCTCGAGATTCTCTAATCATCAGGAATAAGGATGCTTCTGAAGAAAGAGATGAGTCTGATCTTCAGATGCATCCTTTACTGTTTCAGGCCCCTGAAAACAGTCATTTTCCATATTATCCATTGTACTCTAGTGCAAGTACTTCTAGATCTTTTAACTTCTTTGCAGGAAGTCCACCCCAATTAAATCTGAGTCTCTTCCACAATCCACGCCATGCAAACAGTGCTGTTAATTTCCTTGCAAAGTCATTGAAGCCGAGTGAATCAGGTTCATCTTGTCGGGTTGATTTTCATCCACTTCTTCAAAGATCCGAGGATGTGAATTCCAGTTCAGTGGCTGCATGTTCCACAGCTCAATTTTCAACAAATTTAGAGACATCTGAGGGAAGATGTGCTCAGGTTCAAAGTCCATTAGGTGGCACACCTAGTATGTGTCGTGCGCATAATAGTTCTGCTGCCTCTGCAGTGAGCCCCGGTCAAAAGATTAATGAACTTGACTTGGACATATGCCTCAGTTCCACATCCAGACAGCACAAGGCACTGGGAAGTGAAGATGTAAATGAATGTGGTACTGCTGTATCAGTAGCAAATACCAAGGATTTTAGAAACCTAGGATCTCCAATGCCAAAGGATTCTTTGAAACAGTCCAGCCAATCTATGCCTGTGGCTTATGCTCCAGATAAAATTGGCAGTAAGTTGGATTCGGGTGTCCATGCGGTGGTTGTAGCTAGTGATGAAGGAAACAGGAGCAGTGCTGATAATACTGAGGACCAATCTCTTCCAGAAATTGTAATGGAGCAGGAGGAGTTAAGTGACTCTGAGGATGAAGTTGGAGAGAATGTGGAGTTTGAATGTGAAGAGATGGCAGATTCAGAAGCCGAGGAGGGATCTGATTCTGACCAGATGGTTGACATGCAAAATGAGGTATTGCTCCAATGCCTTTTTGCGTTTTCAACTGCCTGAATTCTTGTGCCCTGGCAAGATACACTATGATGCTTtatgtcttttattttttttgtggtaATTAATTGGGTTTGTTAATGCTGCTTTGGTGATTAGGTTGCACAAATCTGCATGGTAGTTTCTTTATCATGTCATTCATGTGACAGAAAGAACTGTATGGCTTTCAAGTTTATTGTCAAACTTAAAAAGAATAAGCCACTCAACAGTTTCATGGCAAACTTCTGTAACTGTTAGTGTATGACGAAGCTGGGATTTATACCTTTTCATTTGGACCTATATAAAGTGTAAAATATCTGATTATGGACATTGGCTTGTCAGAGGGtagatttatttttagttttcgTTGTTTAATAGTGCTGTTTACCAAGTTCTGATTGATTGAACTTGTTTAATGTGAGATTTGATTTCATTCTTTCTATAAATTGCTTGTTTCTTATTGATTACTTCTAACTTTTGATTAGGATGTGGAGAAGGCAGATGCTGATGCCGATTCTAATGATCAACAGGACGATCCAATTAGGTGTGATGATTCAGAAGGCAATGCTTTTCAAACCGTAGAAGGCCGCCAGATGGGCAAGAAAATTGATCATTCCTCCAGCTCTTTATCTTTAAATTTAAACTCCTGTCCTCCAGGCTCTCCTTTAATGAAGAAGCCCAACAATGGAAGTCTGAAGGGCAGTAATACAGCTCCAGACGAGAAGGTTCATTCTGGTGCCAGAGCAGCTACTGAAAACATTCCATCAAATGATGACAATGTAGCGTCTCAGAAGCAAGTCGTGGAGCTTGGATCACAATCAAATCTGAATTCTGGCATCACTTCATCGAAAAAACCTAGAAAACGTGCATGTGGTCCGGATTTGCGCTTACGGAGGGGCACaccaaaaagaagaaatacaagCTTGAAAACTGATATGAACTCAGCAAAGTCCAAGCAAGACAGCTAGGGTTAATTCGGCTAGGTATGGATAgctcttcaattttttcaaacGTTCGAGCTTGTTAGGCTTATTCTACTCGTCTTGGAGGTGGTGCTATGCCAGATTTCAACACCTTGAGTTGTAAAtaaaaggtgaaattttgtcTGTAGATTGGTGGATCTCAAGAGGTAAGAGTGGGGGTTCCTGTATTTGCACAAATCCCCCACCATGTCTCATGCGCAAGGCCTCCTGAATTTTGGTTTTAATGGCAGCAAAGAAAGAGAGATAATCAGATTGAAGTTTCTTTAATCTCTGAGAACAGTCAGAGTTGGTGAACGGCTATACAAAACTCGCATAATTAATGCCAAATGCATTTAGATTTGTGAATCCATTTTTGTTCTTTGTTGATCCAAGGGACTCTTTATCTCTGTGCCTTCCTTATATGGGGGGAAGGGGAAAGGAGAGGGCACAGAAAAACTGAACAGGAAAGAGTCGAAAACTCTTCCAATCTTCTACTAGCTCTAAATTCTAGAGTTAGCAGGGATATTAGTCAGATTACtatgagtattttttttttttttttgtttggttcgACTCTTAaactctcttattttttttcccttttcccttgtaaatgttggaataaaTAAATACGTAAgtaaataaataacataaaagCATTAAGACCTTCAAGACTTTTATTTAACTATCTAATCCGGATTGATAACGGAGCTGGGTAAAAGTTTGCAAGTAAAAgtaagtgaaaagaaaaattgggtGCATTAGGgtatttcatcaactttttTGATAGTTTTAACATCAGTTAGATTAAAAATTAGCTAATTCTTTGCATTTCCTTCATCGTACTTTTGTATTTCAGCCCAAAAGAACAAAGAGCTAATAAACCATTATTTTCCAGTAAAAGATTTGAAAAAAACAGCAATATTCTTCTAAAAATGTGTGATTTTACTCCCTAGAGTTAAATGAAAATTATAACAATGCATTAAACACAATTTGAAAATGTATATTGGTTTGTCAATTAACCTATTCATTATTATTAGCGCAAAAACCTTTTTAACCACTTCGACGAAATTGTATAtcaaccttttcttttttttttctttttttttcttttttttttctctttcaaatCTAGCCTAACTTAGCCCACTTTAATAAATCCACTCAAGCTCAAGTAAAACTTGACTAGCTCACCATGTGAATTTTTCATAATCTACACTTATTATGTCAAttggaaaaataaacaaaatatatGACTTTGTTTAATCTTTGATTTGATAAACTTcctatttggattgctatttttttttctgaaatttttgtatacaaatatattataatgatttgatgtatgtgaaacaaaaaagtgattgagaaatatatttacaaaaaaaaatgtaaaaatcttttggaagaaaacttcaattcaaagttttttttgagacatatgagataaaaagattaTTATAGAATCTGGATAACCTTTTTTTAGTCCAAATAGCCTGGTTTGCTTTTACGACCCGTAAATAATTACTGCGTTTccctgttgtttttttttttgggaaaacaGGTAAATAAAACCTTGAAAATGTGCCCCCGCTGCTGCTTCTCCTCTGCCTTTTAGAACAAGACAGTCGCATTTTCCTATTTACTTTGCCGCCAGCGACTCCTCTTCTCTGTGCTCTCCATAGTCCCCTAAGAACCATAAAGGGAACCCCCTGGAACTAATCCGGTGAGTCCCCATTCCCAAGTTCAGGATTGCATTTGTTTGAGTTTTCTGTTTCACTTCTTGGCGGTTGTTATAGTTCTACCACTTGTTTGATGGAGTGTTTGACAGAGAATGTTTGCCCTTTTTCTTCTCTGTTAATTTGTTTAAGTTTAATTGCAGATATgggtttttattgttttaataatTAGGTTAGATTGTTGCAAGATGGATTTCTGGGTGTACAATTTCTCAGCAGCCCATGAACTAAAATTGTAGAaagaaactatttttttttttttttttggggacgTGATACGCTTGGtcttcatgtttttttttttttattattctggATACTGCGAGTATCACAATCCAAATAGACTATTTTCGTTCTTCTAATTGCAAACACATTTTGTGGCTGTTTTAACTGTTTCTGGCGTCAATTACGCATCTATATATCGTCTGTCATAACCTATTTTCCATTGAATTGAAAGCTGAGATACACTTAAaacattttcttgaaaacatgttttcttggcctggaCCATTATACGTTCAACTAGTGAGGGCTGCATGGTTAATTCAGTTGAAGCAGATTAAATTGCGAATTCTTGCTGTCACTTAGCTGCTGGCTCACTGACTATTTCTGTCGAAACACCTGCTTATAGTTGAGATAGTGGCCTGAAGACTGTTAACTCAGCTGCTGAAATTCCACTTTCACTATCTTCGCCTCTATGTTCTGATTGCTCTATATGCACTTTTTAGTTTGTTCTTCACGGATATGGTCAACTTTTGTCTgcttatattcattttcttcaaataaatttgtttggcaaccttttgtttgtttttggtaTGAAGCAGGCTATGCTATGAAGTGGCTTTGTCCGTTCTATGTTTTTAGGCTTGTTTTCACCAAAAAGACAATGTCTTTTTATCAGAGGCTTTCATTTGGCTAAACAGTTTGCCAACCCAAGTGCTGAAGATATTATTTTTAAGGCAATTTGTGTGAACTTAAGGCAAAAGAAATGGAATTTACTGGACAAAATGTTGCCAAGCCTAACAAGTTCTGTTGTTTCTCGTGTCTTCCACGAGTTTCAAAGATCCCCACCAGTAGTTTTAGAGTTCTACAACAGGATTGGAGGGTACAAATTTATATTGGATTCTTCAAGTTGTTGTGGTATAGTCATTCATGTCATGGTGAATTGCAGAAAGTATGATGATGCACTGTTTTTGATGAAAGAATTGATGATGGCTAGGGGATGCTCGCCCTTAACTGTTCTGGAGATATTGCTTAACAGCTATGACTCGGTTTTTTCAAGTAGTGCAGTTTTTGAAGCACTTGTGGGGGTGTGTACTCAAATTGGCTCAACCAAGGGTGCTTATGAGGTCATCAATAAATTGAGAGTGGAGGGCTTTTGGCTTTCTATTCATGCATGGAATAACTTTTTAAGTCATCTGCTGAAATTAGATAAGGTAGCTCAGTTTTGGATGGTATACAAGGAAATCATTTCATATGGGTATTATGAGAATGTGAATACTTTTAACTTGATTATATATGCTTTTTGCAAGGAAAGTAAATTCTTTGAAGCCATCTCAGTTTTCTATAAGATGTTGAAAAATGGGATTATGCCAACTGATGTTGCTCTCAACATGCTTATTGATGGTGCTTGTGGTATGGGTGACCTCAATGTGGCATTGAAACTTGTCAGAAAGATAGGAACCATGTCAAAGGGTTGTGTGACCCCTGATTCAGTTACTTATAATACTCTCATCAATGGATTTTGTAAGTTGGGGAGTGTGGCAAGAGCAGAGGACTTTCTTGATGAAATGCTCAAGATGGGTATCAAGCCCAATGTAAGAACTTATGCAACAC carries:
- the LOC113708615 gene encoding uncharacterized protein isoform X2: MLPREVEDPNGHGTIPACASVDKCGEYPMEKEVNENKGDTADGVGNRNEVEDGYEDEDEEEDVDFNPLLKDSPSQEASSSLSSENEGLDADVMDSRENASASVATDSTAKLPSPVQDCPVGDTDPGEEVVTQTETSTAGECKKGSEIGSLHEKSEGSGSRMFVDGDLVAGEFSPAVHSGKPVINMDDEDAICMRTRARYSLASFTLDELETFLQETDDDDDLQNVDDEEEYKKFLAAVLLGGDGDPQSAQENDNVDDEDEENDADFELEIEEALESDIDEDARDEIQEEVYDVAGRRPKTRQNRRKKASVEGNKKLLGQSKRPLRPLLPSAPLAQRLPFSTLDGKSFIMNHAADFPPSTTDGSINGFSPHQIGQLHCLIHEHMQLLVQVFSICVLEPSRRHIAAKVQELIKEILHVRDHVLAWRRLPYPSFCFFPPHIHPSVPNEAPRISPVPCIDESSSVVDVWRSCPSGNNMVPPDIISASKGRRESLRDGHGPEGSFWMPYINGPVLSVMDVAPLRLVGNFVDDVSAVVQEYHRRQVGLTCDTRSEREPLFPLSCFPASEPCDQILRGADSPTLSVAHLSPKSDRTPKKTMASALVERAKKQSVALVPKEIAEIAQRFYPLFNPALYPHKPPPAPLANRVLFTEAEDELLALGLMEYNTDWKAIQQRFLPCKSKHQIFVRQKNRSSSKAPENPIKAVRRMKNSPLTADEIARIEEGLKIFKLDWMSIWKFFVPYRDPSLLPRQWRIANGTQKSYKCDATKNAKRQLYERNRRASKPAALPNWQTSPEKEDNSTDKVCVDKNNVRNQMDREEESYVHEAFLADWGPGTSNLASSFPNSQQQEKSPLQPPLQEGSQVSEQLHRSGSEGAQAPIFNEFPAAVRSSSSQVCGRPYRARRVNNARLVKLAPDLPPVNLPPSVRVMSQSAFKSYQGGATVQPSSANSSVIGPGAEAGVGKVVKHTANSGVCNSAKAGQITISPVNANTSNRQPRDSLIIRNKDASEERDESDLQMHPLLFQAPENSHFPYYPLYSSASTSRSFNFFAGSPPQLNLSLFHNPRHANSAVNFLAKSLKPSESGSSCRVDFHPLLQRSEDVNSSSVAACSTAQFSTNLETSEGRCAQVQSPLGGTPSMCRAHNSSAASAVSPGQKINELDLDICLSSTSRQHKALGSEDVNECGTAVSVANTKDFRNLGSPMPKDSLKQSSQSMPVAYAPDKIGSKLDSGVHAVVVASDEGNRSSADNTEDQSLPEIVMEQEELSDSEDEVGENVEFECEEMADSEAEEGSDSDQMVDMQNEDDPIRCDDSEGNAFQTVEGRQMGKKIDHSSSSLSLNLNSCPPGSPLMKKPNNGSLKGSNTAPDEKVHSGARAATENIPSNDDNVASQKQVVELGSQSNLNSGITSSKKPRKRACGPDLRLRRGTPKRRNTSLKTDMNSAKSKQDS
- the LOC113708615 gene encoding uncharacterized protein isoform X1 produces the protein MLPREVEDPNGHGTIPACASVDKCGEYPMEKEVNENKGDTADGVGNRNEVEDGYEDEDEEEDVDFNPLLKDSPSQEASSSLSSENEGLDADVMDSRENASASVATDSTAKLPSPVQDCPVGDTDPGEEVVTQTETSTAGECKKGSEIGSLHEKSEGSGSRMFVDGDLVAGEFSPAVHSGKPVINMDDEDAICMRTRARYSLASFTLDELETFLQETDDDDDLQNVDDEEEYKKFLAAVLLGGDGDPQSAQENDNVDDEDEENDADFELEIEEALESDIDEDARDEIQEEVYDVAGRRPKTRQNRRKKASVEGNKKLLGQSKRPLRPLLPSAPLAQRLPFSTLDGKSFIMNHAADFPPSTTDGSINGFSPHQIGQLHCLIHEHMQLLVQVFSICVLEPSRRHIAAKVQELIKEILHVRDHVLAWRRLPYPSFCFFPPHIHPSVPNEAPRISPVPCIDESSSVVDVWRSCPSGNNMVPPDIISASKGRRESLRDGHGPEGSFWMPYINGPVLSVMDVAPLRLVGNFVDDVSAVVQEYHRRQVGLTCDTRSEREPLFPLSCFPASEPCDQILRGADSPTLSVAHLSPKSDRTPKKTMASALVERAKKQSVALVPKEIAEIAQRFYPLFNPALYPHKPPPAPLANRVLFTEAEDELLALGLMEYNTDWKAIQQRFLPCKSKHQIFVRQKNRSSSKAPENPIKAVRRMKNSPLTADEIARIEEGLKIFKLDWMSIWKFFVPYRDPSLLPRQWRIANGTQKSYKCDATKNAKRQLYERNRRASKPAALPNWQTSPEKEDNSTDKVCVDKNNVRNQMDREEESYVHEAFLADWGPGTSNLASSFPNSQQQEKSPLQPPLQEGSQVSEQLHRSGSEGAQAPIFNEFPAAVRSSSSQVCGRPYRARRVNNARLVKLAPDLPPVNLPPSVRVMSQSAFKSYQGGATVQPSSANSSVIGPGAEAGVGKVVKHTANSGVCNSAKAGQITISPVNANTSNRQPRDSLIIRNKDASEERDESDLQMHPLLFQAPENSHFPYYPLYSSASTSRSFNFFAGSPPQLNLSLFHNPRHANSAVNFLAKSLKPSESGSSCRVDFHPLLQRSEDVNSSSVAACSTAQFSTNLETSEGRCAQVQSPLGGTPSMCRAHNSSAASAVSPGQKINELDLDICLSSTSRQHKALGSEDVNECGTAVSVANTKDFRNLGSPMPKDSLKQSSQSMPVAYAPDKIGSKLDSGVHAVVVASDEGNRSSADNTEDQSLPEIVMEQEELSDSEDEVGENVEFECEEMADSEAEEGSDSDQMVDMQNEDVEKADADADSNDQQDDPIRCDDSEGNAFQTVEGRQMGKKIDHSSSSLSLNLNSCPPGSPLMKKPNNGSLKGSNTAPDEKVHSGARAATENIPSNDDNVASQKQVVELGSQSNLNSGITSSKKPRKRACGPDLRLRRGTPKRRNTSLKTDMNSAKSKQDS